From Candidatus Zixiibacteriota bacterium, one genomic window encodes:
- the groES gene encoding co-chaperone GroES — MQVKPLADRVVVKPLDEGETMKGGIIIPDTAKEKPMQGEIMEIGPGRTNEDGKKTPLEVKKGDKVLYGKYTGTEVSIAGEEYLIMRESDIFAIIAES, encoded by the coding sequence ATGCAGGTAAAACCGCTTGCAGATCGCGTAGTGGTCAAGCCCCTCGATGAGGGTGAAACCATGAAGGGTGGAATCATCATCCCGGATACGGCCAAAGAAAAGCCGATGCAGGGTGAAATTATGGAAATCGGTCCCGGCCGCACCAATGAAGACGGCAAGAAGACCCCGCTGGAAGTCAAGAAGGGCGACAAGGTCCTCTATGGCAAGTACACCGGCACCGAAGTTTCAATCGCTGGTGAGGAGTACCTCATCATGCGCGAGTCCGACATCTTTGCGATAATCGCAGAGAGCTAA
- a CDS encoding FAD-binding oxidoreductase encodes MTRPSSFIKIIESEFPDDRLTYQKSIPTFHPENSQEAATLFKLANKKSQRLYISGFGNHIDPIGETFKDLIIVRTDRLNNLLEIVPDDLYVVVGSGYPLREINLNLRSHNLCLPHSALPYVGSIGGAVGTGLTGFMHDHDVPLAKYFIQAEIVTPQGEIIKPGSACFKSVSGYDIVKLYAGSWGLLGLIVSATFRVMPSTGADDFATMIQKEISRAGVLAALGDADDSADAIYSRKIKQKFDPNNILPLVR; translated from the coding sequence ATGACCAGGCCGAGTTCGTTTATCAAGATCATTGAGTCCGAGTTCCCGGATGATCGTCTAACCTATCAGAAATCGATCCCAACATTTCACCCCGAAAACTCCCAAGAAGCAGCCACTCTTTTCAAGCTTGCCAACAAAAAGAGCCAACGGCTCTATATCTCCGGTTTCGGAAATCATATCGATCCTATTGGCGAGACCTTCAAAGACCTTATTATCGTCCGCACGGATCGTCTTAACAACCTACTGGAAATTGTCCCGGATGATCTTTATGTCGTGGTCGGGTCGGGTTATCCTCTGCGGGAGATCAATCTCAATCTACGTAGTCATAACCTGTGCCTGCCTCACTCTGCACTACCTTACGTCGGTTCTATAGGAGGTGCCGTTGGCACCGGTCTGACCGGGTTCATGCATGACCACGACGTACCCCTTGCCAAGTATTTCATTCAAGCTGAAATAGTCACCCCACAGGGAGAGATTATCAAACCCGGCTCCGCCTGTTTCAAATCGGTTTCGGGATATGATATCGTGAAGCTTTATGCCGGGTCGTGGGGATTGTTGGGGTTGATTGTCTCGGCAACCTTCAGGGTGATGCCATCGACCGGCGCGGATGATTTCGCGACGATGATCCAAAAGGAAATCTCGCGGGCTGGCGTATTGGCGGCGTTGGGGGATGCCGACGATTCCGCCGATGCGATTTACTCACGCAAGATCAAACAGAAATTCGACCCCAACAACATCCTCCCCCTCGTACGATAG
- the groL gene encoding chaperonin GroEL (60 kDa chaperone family; promotes refolding of misfolded polypeptides especially under stressful conditions; forms two stacked rings of heptamers to form a barrel-shaped 14mer; ends can be capped by GroES; misfolded proteins enter the barrel where they are refolded when GroES binds) has protein sequence MAKLIDFDTVARAKLKLGIDKLADTVKVTLGPKGRNVVIDKKFGSPTVTKDGVTVAKEIELEDSFENIGAQMVKEVASKTSDDAGDGTTTATLIAQTIYREGLKNVTAGANPMAIKRGIDKAVLAISTEIKKMSKPVSGKDEISQVGSISANNDKQIGDLIAEAMEKVGNDGVITVEESKSAETTLEVVEGMQFDRGYISPYFVTDPDSMEAVIEDPMILIYDKKISNMKDLLPLLEKVAQGGKPLMIIAEDVEGEALATLVVNKLRGTIKVAAIKAPGFGDRRKAMLEDIAVLTGANVISEEKGFKLENTVLADLGTAKKMTIDKDNTTIVEGAGEKDQIKARISQIRKQIEDTTSDYDREKLQERLAKLAGGVAVIDVGAPTETEMKEKKARVEDALHATRAAVEEGIVPGGGVAFLRAMKVLDNFKVDEDEMVGVNIVRRSLEEPIRQISTNAGAEGSVVVNKVAKESGAFGYNAQTDTYEDMLKAGVMDPTKVTRTALENAASIAGLLLTTEAVVVDKPEESKPMPDMGGGGMGGMGGGMPGMY, from the coding sequence ATGGCAAAATTGATTGATTTTGATACGGTAGCCCGCGCCAAGCTCAAACTTGGTATTGATAAGCTGGCTGACACCGTGAAGGTGACTCTTGGTCCCAAGGGTCGCAATGTTGTTATCGACAAGAAGTTCGGTTCACCGACCGTCACTAAAGACGGCGTGACTGTGGCCAAAGAGATCGAGTTGGAAGATTCATTTGAAAACATCGGCGCCCAGATGGTCAAGGAAGTTGCTTCCAAGACGTCCGACGACGCCGGTGACGGAACCACCACCGCGACTCTGATCGCCCAGACTATCTATCGCGAAGGTCTCAAGAATGTTACCGCCGGAGCTAACCCGATGGCCATCAAGCGCGGCATTGACAAGGCGGTCCTCGCCATCAGCACAGAGATCAAGAAGATGTCCAAGCCGGTCTCCGGCAAAGACGAGATCTCCCAAGTGGGTTCAATCTCAGCCAACAATGACAAACAGATAGGTGATTTGATCGCCGAAGCGATGGAAAAAGTTGGCAACGACGGTGTCATCACGGTCGAGGAATCCAAATCCGCCGAAACCACTCTGGAAGTGGTCGAGGGTATGCAATTTGATCGCGGCTATATCTCGCCGTATTTCGTGACCGATCCGGATTCGATGGAAGCGGTTATCGAAGACCCGATGATCCTGATCTACGACAAGAAGATCTCAAACATGAAAGACCTTCTGCCGCTTCTGGAGAAGGTTGCCCAGGGCGGCAAGCCGCTGATGATTATCGCTGAAGATGTCGAAGGCGAGGCACTGGCTACGCTGGTGGTCAACAAGCTGCGCGGCACGATCAAAGTGGCCGCCATCAAGGCTCCGGGGTTTGGTGATCGTCGTAAAGCTATGCTCGAAGACATCGCTGTTCTGACCGGCGCTAATGTCATCTCCGAGGAAAAGGGCTTCAAGCTCGAAAACACCGTTTTGGCCGATCTCGGCACCGCCAAAAAGATGACGATCGATAAAGACAACACCACGATCGTCGAAGGCGCCGGTGAGAAGGATCAGATCAAGGCTCGCATTAGTCAGATCCGCAAGCAGATCGAAGACACTACTTCCGACTACGACCGCGAGAAGCTGCAGGAACGTCTGGCCAAACTGGCTGGCGGTGTGGCTGTGATCGATGTGGGTGCACCCACCGAGACCGAAATGAAAGAAAAGAAGGCTCGCGTTGAGGATGCTCTTCATGCTACCCGCGCTGCAGTCGAAGAAGGTATCGTGCCCGGTGGCGGCGTGGCTTTCCTGCGGGCCATGAAGGTCCTTGATAATTTCAAGGTTGATGAAGACGAGATGGTCGGTGTAAATATCGTTCGCCGTTCGCTCGAAGAACCGATTCGTCAGATCTCTACCAATGCCGGTGCCGAAGGTTCGGTGGTAGTCAACAAGGTTGCCAAAGAATCTGGTGCTTTTGGCTACAATGCTCAGACCGATACTTACGAAGACATGCTCAAAGCCGGTGTCATGGACCCGACCAAGGTCACGCGCACTGCTCTTGAGAATGCTGCTTCGATAGCCGGACTACTTCTGACCACGGAAGCCGTTGTGGTTGACAAGCCCGAAGAGAGCAAGCCGATGCCTGATATGGGTGGTGGCGGCATGGGTGGTATGGGCGGCGGCATGCCCGGCATGTACTAA